One Methylomarinovum tepidoasis DNA window includes the following coding sequences:
- a CDS encoding mannose-1-phosphate guanylyltransferase/mannose-6-phosphate isomerase, producing MRQCKAVILSGGSGTRLWPLSREAYPKQFLALTGDHSLLQETLLRFQALAEADPDVALQPPAVICNEAHRFLVAEQLRELGFAAGEIILEPAGRNTAPALTVAALLSRREGDDPVLAVMPSDHVIRDRQVFCATLAEAIQLAEQGYLVTFGIVPTRPETGFGYIRVGKPLQGHARLLDRFVEKPDRKTADSYLASGDYLWNSGIFVMRASVWLEAIGKFRHDILAACRLAVENGREDADFFRLDRDAFAACPADSIDYAVMERLSGSDWQAAVLPLEAGWSDLGSWPAMWEVADTDADGNITHGDVFLHEVKDSLVHANDRFVAALGVQDLIVAETADAILVAHKDSAQQVRKVAEYLKSQGRYEYLHHLKIHRPWGTIETIGRGDRYQVNRLTVRPGAHVATQLHHHRAEHWVVVKGTARITRGVGKEEETFLLTENQSTYIPVGVRHRLENPGKIPLEVIEVQSGAYLGGDDILRFDEETSR from the coding sequence ATGCGTCAATGCAAAGCGGTAATCCTTTCCGGAGGTTCCGGAACCCGCCTGTGGCCCCTGTCCCGCGAAGCCTATCCGAAACAGTTCCTCGCCTTGACAGGCGACCACAGCCTGCTGCAGGAAACCCTGCTGCGGTTCCAGGCATTGGCCGAGGCCGATCCCGACGTCGCGCTGCAGCCGCCGGCGGTGATCTGCAACGAAGCCCACCGCTTTCTGGTCGCAGAGCAACTGCGTGAGCTCGGTTTCGCCGCCGGCGAGATCATCCTGGAGCCGGCGGGCCGTAACACGGCCCCCGCACTCACCGTCGCCGCTCTTTTGAGCCGCCGGGAAGGCGACGACCCAGTGCTGGCGGTGATGCCTTCCGACCACGTCATCCGCGACCGTCAGGTCTTCTGTGCCACCCTGGCGGAAGCGATCCAGCTGGCCGAACAGGGATATCTGGTCACTTTCGGCATCGTCCCCACCCGGCCGGAAACTGGCTTCGGCTATATCCGCGTGGGAAAGCCGCTCCAGGGCCATGCCCGCCTGCTCGATCGCTTCGTGGAGAAGCCCGATCGCAAAACCGCGGATAGCTATCTGGCCAGCGGCGACTATCTCTGGAACAGCGGCATTTTCGTGATGCGCGCGTCCGTCTGGCTCGAAGCCATCGGGAAGTTCCGGCACGACATTCTCGCCGCCTGCCGCCTGGCGGTCGAAAACGGGCGGGAAGATGCCGACTTCTTCCGTCTCGACCGCGACGCCTTCGCTGCCTGTCCTGCCGATTCCATCGATTATGCGGTGATGGAGCGCCTCTCCGGCAGCGACTGGCAGGCCGCCGTCCTGCCGCTGGAAGCCGGCTGGTCCGATCTGGGATCGTGGCCGGCCATGTGGGAGGTGGCTGATACCGATGCCGACGGCAACATCACCCACGGCGACGTGTTCCTGCACGAGGTCAAGGACTCCCTGGTCCATGCCAACGACCGTTTCGTCGCCGCCCTGGGGGTGCAGGATCTCATCGTCGCCGAAACCGCCGACGCCATCCTCGTGGCTCACAAAGACAGCGCCCAGCAGGTGCGCAAGGTAGCCGAATATCTCAAATCCCAGGGCCGCTACGAGTACCTTCACCACCTGAAGATCCACCGCCCCTGGGGGACGATAGAAACCATCGGCAGGGGGGACCGCTACCAGGTCAACCGCCTGACGGTGCGCCCCGGCGCCCACGTGGCGACCCAGCTGCACCATCACCGCGCCGAACACTGGGTGGTCGTCAAGGGCACCGCCCGCATCACCCGCGGGGTAGGGAAGGAGGAGGAAACTTTTCTGCTGACCGAGAATCAATCCACTTACATCCCGGTCGGGGTCCGCCACCGTCTGGAAAACCCCGGCAAGATCCCCCTGGAGGTCATCGAGGTCCAGTCCGGCGCCTATCTGGGCGGCGACGACATTCTGCGTTTCGACGAAGAAACCTCGCGCTAA
- the ychF gene encoding redox-regulated ATPase YchF: protein MALHCGIVGLPNVGKSTLFNALTRAEIAAENYPFCTIDPNVGVVPVPDPRLKTLAEIVKPQRTLPTTVEFVDIAGLVAGASKGEGLGNQFLGHIRETDAIAHVVRCFEDGDVTHVAGSVDPVRDIEIINTELVLADMETVDKALQRVTRAAKAGDKNARAEKALLERLAAHLDTGRPVRSLTLSEDERALLRSLHLLTAKPVLYVANVNESGFDANPLLEQVQAHAAADGAQVVPVCAAIEAEIAQLDEVDREAFLKELGLEEAGLDRVVRAVYRLLGLQTFFTAGEKEVRAWTVKQGATAPQAAGVIHSDFEKGFIRAEVIAYEDFVRHGGEQGAREAGKWRLEGKDYVMQEGDVVHFRFNV, encoded by the coding sequence ATGGCATTACATTGCGGTATCGTCGGGCTTCCCAACGTCGGCAAGTCCACCCTGTTCAACGCGCTGACGCGGGCGGAAATCGCCGCGGAAAACTATCCCTTCTGCACCATCGATCCCAACGTGGGGGTGGTGCCGGTCCCCGATCCAAGGCTCAAGACCCTGGCGGAGATCGTCAAACCCCAGCGCACCCTGCCGACCACGGTGGAGTTCGTCGACATCGCCGGCCTCGTGGCCGGGGCCTCCAAAGGGGAGGGACTGGGCAACCAGTTTCTCGGCCACATCCGCGAAACCGACGCCATCGCCCACGTGGTCCGCTGTTTCGAGGACGGCGACGTCACCCACGTGGCCGGTTCGGTCGATCCGGTGCGCGACATCGAGATCATCAACACCGAACTGGTGCTCGCCGACATGGAGACGGTGGACAAGGCTTTGCAGCGGGTCACGCGGGCGGCCAAAGCCGGCGACAAGAACGCGCGGGCGGAAAAAGCGTTGCTGGAACGTCTGGCCGCCCATCTGGACACCGGCAGACCGGTACGCAGTCTGACGCTGAGCGAGGACGAGCGCGCTCTATTGCGCAGCCTGCATCTCTTGACCGCCAAACCGGTGCTGTATGTCGCCAACGTGAACGAATCCGGCTTCGACGCCAATCCCCTGCTTGAACAGGTACAGGCCCACGCTGCCGCCGATGGTGCCCAAGTGGTGCCGGTGTGCGCGGCGATCGAGGCGGAGATCGCCCAGCTGGACGAGGTGGACCGGGAAGCCTTCCTAAAGGAACTGGGACTGGAGGAAGCCGGTCTCGATCGGGTGGTGCGGGCGGTTTACCGGCTGCTGGGGCTGCAGACCTTCTTCACCGCCGGGGAAAAGGAAGTCCGCGCCTGGACCGTGAAGCAAGGGGCAACCGCCCCCCAGGCGGCCGGAGTCATCCACAGCGATTTCGAGAAGGGTTTCATCCGCGCCGAAGTCATCGCCTACGAGGATTTCGTCCGTCACGGGGGAGAGCAGGGGGCCAGGGAAGCCGGAAAATGGCGCCTGGAGGGCAAGGACTACGTCATGCAGGAAGGGGACGTGGTCCATTTCCGCTTCAACGTATAA
- a CDS encoding DUF2523 family protein — protein sequence MQAVFDAIGSFFTDLLRLITDWARWLLDVVVQIFVDLGELALDVVWGALDSIISVAVGLLSALPAPSFDLAGALGGLPAEMINVAGLIGLGQAIGIVIAALGVRFVLQMIPFVRWGS from the coding sequence ATGCAGGCTGTTTTTGATGCCATCGGCTCGTTTTTTACCGATCTGCTCAGACTGATTACGGATTGGGCGCGCTGGTTGCTCGACGTCGTTGTTCAGATATTCGTCGATTTGGGGGAACTGGCCCTGGATGTGGTATGGGGTGCGCTCGACAGCATCATTTCCGTCGCCGTCGGTTTGCTGTCTGCGTTGCCCGCGCCATCCTTCGATCTGGCCGGGGCTCTCGGCGGTCTCCCGGCCGAGATGATCAATGTCGCCGGTCTGATCGGCCTCGGCCAGGCCATAGGCATTGTCATCGCCGCCCTGGGCGTCCGTTTCGTGCTCCAGATGATTCCGTTCGTTAGGTGGGGATCATGA
- a CDS encoding DNA replication terminus site-binding protein: protein MEYPDDRDGRETDPCPGIIGAGPRTLALAGALNQARDAFKQAVLAVNRNDRERARRLMATQGFPRLHFKQLYRHQPILLRKPHSIRFTWGATRSIKRISRQEAYRRLTALAGDDPSPGYLRQLELLAQHPKDEPIAIVQDLKPHIKANVCWIQGSGRDRQVIRKMISAPLAILIPLDPGEVLPEHSAAYPDARKPRKPRADTKIEREPFLPSIRGHRYCR from the coding sequence GTGGAATATCCCGATGACCGCGATGGCCGGGAAACCGATCCCTGTCCCGGCATCATCGGGGCAGGGCCTAGGACGCTGGCGCTTGCCGGCGCCCTCAATCAGGCCCGGGACGCCTTCAAGCAGGCGGTGCTCGCGGTCAACCGCAACGACAGGGAGCGGGCCCGGCGCCTGATGGCCACCCAGGGCTTTCCTCGCCTGCATTTCAAACAGCTGTACCGCCATCAGCCGATCCTGCTGCGCAAACCCCATTCCATCCGCTTCACCTGGGGGGCAACGCGCTCGATCAAGCGTATCAGCCGCCAGGAAGCCTACCGCAGGCTGACGGCGCTGGCCGGTGACGATCCTTCGCCTGGTTACCTGAGGCAGCTGGAACTTCTGGCCCAGCATCCCAAGGACGAACCCATCGCCATCGTGCAGGACCTGAAACCCCATATCAAGGCCAATGTCTGCTGGATTCAGGGAAGCGGCCGGGATCGTCAGGTCATCCGCAAAATGATCAGCGCGCCATTGGCGATTCTGATCCCGTTGGATCCGGGCGAAGTCTTGCCAGAACATAGCGCCGCCTATCCGGATGCGCGCAAGCCGAGAAAGCCACGCGCCGATACCAAGATCGAGCGGGAGCCGTTTCTACCGTCGATCCGGGGTCACCGTTACTGCCGGTAA
- the thiO gene encoding glycine oxidase ThiO produces the protein MHCLIVGAGISGLLCARELQAAGWRVTVLERGRVGQEASWAGGGILTPLYPWRQPLPIQRLSLWSQAHYPELAETLRRETGIDPQYRRCGLLWLGLADLREAVAWCRRHGIDWETPTATEIQARFPQLAPPPRGGHLGIERIAQIRNPRLLKALRKDLEANGVEIREHTPVSGWRQEGRRIVAARTPVGDHRADVFIVTAGAWSAQLHADGWRPQIRPVKGQMLLFRAPPELLTIMVQRDAHYLIPRYDGHILVGSTVEEAGFDKRPTAAVYHRLYQAALSMLPALAEFPVVLHWGGLRPAAPEGIPYIGPHPQVDNLYYDCGHFRNGVVMAPAAARLLADLVLGRAPTLDPQPFLPATR, from the coding sequence ATGCATTGCCTGATCGTCGGAGCCGGTATCAGCGGCCTGTTATGCGCCCGGGAACTGCAGGCCGCCGGTTGGCGGGTCACGGTTCTGGAGCGTGGCCGGGTAGGGCAGGAGGCCTCCTGGGCCGGAGGCGGCATTCTCACGCCGCTGTATCCCTGGCGCCAACCCTTACCGATCCAGCGGTTGTCCCTCTGGAGTCAGGCGCACTATCCGGAATTGGCCGAGACTTTGAGGCGGGAGACCGGGATCGATCCCCAGTACCGCCGCTGCGGCCTGCTGTGGCTCGGTCTGGCGGATCTTCGTGAGGCGGTCGCCTGGTGCCGCCGGCACGGGATCGACTGGGAAACCCCGACCGCCACCGAGATCCAGGCGCGGTTCCCGCAATTGGCCCCGCCTCCCCGGGGGGGGCATTTGGGGATCGAACGCATCGCCCAAATCCGCAATCCCCGCTTGCTGAAAGCCTTAAGGAAAGACCTGGAGGCCAATGGGGTGGAGATTCGAGAGCACACCCCGGTTTCAGGATGGCGGCAGGAGGGGAGGCGTATCGTCGCCGCGCGCACCCCGGTGGGCGATCACCGCGCCGATGTTTTTATCGTCACCGCCGGGGCCTGGTCGGCACAGTTGCACGCGGACGGCTGGCGGCCGCAGATCAGGCCGGTCAAAGGGCAGATGCTCCTGTTCCGGGCGCCGCCGGAGCTGCTGACCATCATGGTGCAACGGGATGCGCATTACCTGATTCCGCGGTACGACGGTCATATTCTGGTGGGCAGCACCGTCGAGGAAGCCGGTTTCGACAAGCGGCCGACCGCGGCGGTCTACCACCGTCTGTACCAGGCAGCCCTGAGCATGCTTCCGGCCCTGGCGGAGTTCCCGGTGGTGCTGCACTGGGGCGGGTTGCGGCCCGCCGCGCCCGAAGGGATCCCTTACATCGGGCCGCATCCGCAGGTCGACAACCTTTATTACGACTGTGGCCATTTCCGCAACGGCGTGGTGATGGCCCCGGCCGCGGCCCGCCTGCTGGCGGACCTGGTTCTGGGGCGGGCGCCGACCCTCGACCCCCAGCCTTTCCTGCCGGCGACCCGCTAA
- a CDS encoding ferritin-like domain-containing protein — MENVFELAGTCLRAPDLAGKLALTRRARTAFESGRLDFQEIGNPPAVCDVRLPRELKFVEPRRLPKRKLTQQPGRIALLHAVAHIEFSAILMHWDSLCRFRGMPAAYYHDWFTVVLEELKHFELLSRRLAHLGTQYGDLPVHRGLWQVALDTAGDVLARMALVPRFQEARGLDVTPGMIVGLRQAGDAESAAILEVILDEEVGHVAKGDRWFRWLCRQRGKAPGETYLDLVRRHLRGAVRGPFNRPLRLQAGFDAVEMDRLEALQQGAKRCVNAKR, encoded by the coding sequence ATGGAAAACGTCTTCGAGCTGGCGGGCACTTGTTTGCGCGCACCGGACTTGGCGGGCAAACTGGCCTTGACACGCCGGGCCCGCACGGCGTTCGAGAGCGGCCGGCTGGATTTCCAGGAAATAGGGAACCCCCCGGCTGTCTGCGACGTCCGGCTGCCCCGGGAGCTGAAGTTCGTCGAACCGCGCCGACTGCCGAAACGGAAGCTGACGCAGCAGCCAGGCCGCATCGCCCTGTTGCATGCGGTGGCGCACATCGAATTCAGCGCCATCCTGATGCACTGGGACAGCCTCTGCCGCTTCCGGGGAATGCCGGCGGCGTACTATCATGACTGGTTCACGGTGGTCCTGGAGGAGTTGAAGCACTTCGAGCTGCTGTCCCGGCGTCTGGCGCACCTGGGCACGCAATACGGCGATCTGCCGGTCCATCGGGGACTGTGGCAGGTGGCGCTGGATACCGCGGGCGACGTACTCGCCCGCATGGCGCTGGTACCCCGGTTCCAGGAAGCCCGGGGACTGGATGTCACCCCGGGCATGATCGTCGGGTTGCGCCAGGCCGGTGACGCGGAGAGCGCTGCGATTCTGGAGGTCATCCTCGACGAGGAGGTCGGGCACGTCGCCAAAGGCGATCGCTGGTTCCGCTGGCTGTGCCGGCAGCGGGGCAAAGCGCCCGGGGAGACTTACCTCGACCTGGTCCGGCGTCACCTGCGCGGTGCGGTGCGGGGACCGTTCAACCGACCACTGCGCCTGCAGGCCGGCTTCGATGCGGTGGAAATGGATCGGCTTGAAGCACTTCAACAAGGAGCGAAACGATGCGTCAATGCAAAGCGGTAA
- the gndA gene encoding NADP-dependent phosphogluconate dehydrogenase: MADIGVLGLGVMGRNLSLNLADHGYVTAVFNRHPEVTDRFLTECRQREPSWPRLQGFHELESFVNAIERPRRIVLLVKAGDPTDLTIENLLPFLDPGDILIDGGNAHWLDTIRRERELRRREILFVGSGISGGETGARFGPSLMAGGSLEAWKRIEPVWLDIAAKVDPKTGDPIEGAAPGKPVRGGEPCAAWVGENGAGHYVKMVHNGIEYIDMQLIAESYWLLKHLGGFDNATLADIFAHWNQGDLASYLVAITAEILRQPDPAGEGYLIDRILDAAGQKGTGKWAAGSALDLGVPANALAEAVFARFLSTLVEQRHQASRMLDGPQPLQANDPDALTRQLERCLYSAKICAYAQGFQLMQAAQEEYGWHFDFATIARIWRGGCIIRARFLNRIANAFETAPDLANLLLAEDFRRVLSEGHSAWRRSVADAALSGLPVPALASALAYYDSYRSERLPANLIQAQRDYFGAHAYERVDRPRGEFFHFDWHGSRQEICSD, translated from the coding sequence ATGGCAGACATCGGGGTGTTGGGACTGGGCGTCATGGGGCGCAATCTGAGTCTGAACCTGGCCGACCATGGGTATGTGACGGCGGTGTTCAACCGTCATCCCGAGGTCACGGACCGGTTTCTCACAGAATGCCGCCAGCGGGAGCCATCGTGGCCGCGGCTGCAGGGATTTCACGAGCTGGAATCCTTCGTCAATGCCATCGAGCGCCCCCGCCGGATCGTCCTGCTGGTCAAGGCTGGCGATCCCACCGACTTGACCATCGAAAATCTGCTGCCCTTCCTCGATCCCGGCGACATCCTGATCGATGGTGGCAACGCTCACTGGCTCGACACCATCCGCCGCGAGCGGGAACTGCGCCGACGGGAGATCCTTTTCGTCGGCTCCGGTATTTCCGGTGGAGAGACCGGCGCCCGCTTCGGCCCCTCGCTGATGGCCGGTGGCAGCCTGGAGGCCTGGAAGCGGATCGAGCCCGTCTGGCTCGACATCGCTGCCAAGGTCGACCCGAAAACCGGCGATCCCATCGAAGGGGCGGCACCCGGAAAGCCGGTGCGGGGAGGGGAACCCTGCGCGGCCTGGGTGGGGGAGAACGGCGCCGGCCATTACGTGAAGATGGTCCACAACGGCATCGAATACATCGATATGCAGCTGATCGCCGAAAGCTATTGGCTGCTGAAACACCTCGGCGGTTTCGACAATGCGACACTGGCCGACATCTTCGCGCACTGGAACCAGGGGGACCTGGCCAGTTACCTCGTCGCCATCACCGCTGAGATTCTGCGCCAGCCCGATCCTGCCGGAGAGGGGTACCTGATCGACAGGATTCTCGATGCCGCAGGTCAAAAAGGCACCGGCAAGTGGGCCGCCGGCAGCGCCCTCGATCTGGGCGTGCCGGCGAATGCGCTGGCAGAAGCCGTGTTCGCCCGTTTCCTTTCCACGCTGGTGGAACAGCGCCATCAGGCCAGCCGGATGCTGGACGGCCCCCAGCCGTTGCAGGCAAACGACCCCGATGCCCTGACTCGGCAGCTGGAACGCTGTCTCTACAGCGCCAAAATCTGCGCCTATGCCCAGGGTTTCCAGCTGATGCAGGCGGCCCAGGAGGAATACGGCTGGCATTTCGATTTCGCCACCATCGCCCGCATCTGGCGGGGCGGCTGCATCATTCGGGCACGGTTTCTCAATCGGATCGCCAATGCTTTCGAAACCGCGCCCGACCTGGCCAATCTACTGCTTGCTGAAGATTTCCGCCGGGTGCTCAGCGAGGGGCATTCCGCCTGGCGCCGCAGCGTCGCTGACGCCGCGCTGAGCGGCCTGCCTGTACCGGCGCTGGCCTCGGCCCTGGCCTATTACGACAGCTATCGCAGCGAGCGCTTGCCGGCCAACCTGATCCAGGCCCAGCGGGATTATTTCGGGGCCCATGCCTACGAGCGGGTTGACCGTCCCCGCGGGGAATTCTTCCACTTCGACTGGCACGGCAGCCGCCAGGAAATCTGTAGCGATTGA
- a CDS encoding phage/plasmid replication protein, II/X family, which yields MIDMLVLRCWFRDQEELTVKDLPIPLEASIDPGSGDVYAHRHRWEQIPSSHDTLAFKVFDYDLKDGRRFYIEIKASPAKIMQGHNVFGTDDVGKCAYALIECLFNRYPDLFDLLDYSTWSVHQVDVTYHSFADSEENAVRFIHALANVSNGQTKPRSGYESTTYFGKKRSRLKKIKVYAKHTELLQRLRDIERKGDPHKVLQYYGPRLIEYTKGMIRWEVSLYARWLERRGISTNLFEFIKQFDPKAAWTDATKDIFAAMRGREMRVIRDDDVRKKLRQHLKRTTRSGRPSYTLADSVYRTYRTIKAEGFDEARALIPYRTFHRHIQLLMASVGISKAHLMQMKGQGLECEVVPFVRYVKVEFGRQFPDWYEGEAA from the coding sequence ATGATCGACATGCTCGTTCTCCGCTGCTGGTTCCGCGACCAGGAAGAACTGACCGTCAAGGACCTGCCCATTCCCCTTGAGGCGTCCATTGATCCCGGTTCCGGCGATGTCTATGCCCATCGCCATCGATGGGAACAGATTCCCAGCAGTCACGATACCCTGGCCTTCAAGGTCTTCGACTACGACCTGAAGGACGGACGCCGCTTCTACATCGAAATCAAGGCGTCTCCGGCCAAGATCATGCAGGGCCACAACGTCTTTGGTACCGACGATGTCGGCAAATGCGCCTACGCCCTCATCGAATGTCTCTTCAACCGCTACCCCGATCTTTTCGACCTGCTCGACTACTCCACCTGGTCCGTGCATCAGGTGGACGTCACCTATCACAGCTTTGCCGACAGCGAAGAAAACGCCGTCCGTTTCATCCACGCCCTGGCCAACGTCTCCAACGGCCAGACCAAGCCCCGCAGCGGTTACGAGAGCACCACCTATTTCGGCAAGAAGCGCAGCCGTCTCAAGAAGATCAAGGTCTACGCCAAGCACACCGAATTGCTGCAACGACTCAGGGACATCGAACGCAAGGGCGATCCCCACAAAGTCCTGCAGTACTACGGCCCCCGGCTGATCGAGTACACCAAGGGCATGATCCGCTGGGAGGTCAGCCTCTATGCCCGCTGGCTGGAGCGCCGCGGCATATCCACCAACCTGTTCGAGTTCATCAAGCAATTCGACCCCAAGGCAGCCTGGACAGACGCCACCAAAGACATATTCGCAGCTATGAGAGGTAGAGAGATGAGAGTGATACGAGACGACGACGTGAGAAAGAAACTGCGCCAACACCTGAAACGCACCACCCGGTCCGGCCGCCCCAGCTATACCCTGGCCGATTCCGTCTATCGCACCTACAGGACCATCAAGGCCGAGGGATTCGACGAAGCCAGGGCTTTGATACCTTACCGGACGTTTCACCGCCATATTCAGCTCCTGATGGCTTCTGTGGGCATTTCCAAGGCCCACCTGATGCAGATGAAGGGGCAGGGTCTTGAATGCGAAGTGGTGCCCTTCGTCCGGTACGTCAAAGTCGAATTTGGGCGTCAGTTTCCGGACTGGTACGAGGGGGAGGCCGCGTGA
- a CDS encoding single-stranded DNA-binding protein — MIEIEVKSSHVETRTVRPRNGDPFDVYEQEAYARTYGPDGKPRPYPERIRIALESTSSPWPVGTYILHPASLYVNRFGDLSISRQIRLMKKSDLKAA; from the coding sequence ATGATCGAAATCGAAGTCAAAAGCAGCCACGTCGAGACCCGCACCGTTCGCCCCCGCAACGGCGATCCCTTCGACGTTTACGAACAGGAAGCCTACGCCCGGACCTATGGCCCGGACGGCAAGCCCCGGCCTTACCCGGAACGGATTCGGATCGCCCTGGAATCCACCTCCAGTCCTTGGCCCGTTGGGACTTACATCCTGCATCCCGCATCGCTCTACGTGAATCGCTTTGGTGATCTGTCCATATCCAGGCAGATCAGGCTGATGAAGAAATCCGATCTCAAGGCTGCATAG
- a CDS encoding helix-turn-helix transcriptional regulator, which produces MKSTLEYIEEAKKKLGISSDNELAKRIGVNRAAVSQWKHGKSTMDVYACFQIAEILGIDPVEIITAANLEREKKEERRRYWEKFSRMRGWAAMLILGVISVIYSTPGAGNINGKKYTLCEYPSASARWKSHHP; this is translated from the coding sequence ATGAAATCAACGCTGGAATACATCGAAGAAGCAAAAAAAAAGCTAGGAATTTCAAGCGATAACGAGCTTGCCAAGAGGATAGGTGTCAACAGGGCAGCAGTTTCTCAGTGGAAGCATGGGAAAAGCACAATGGACGTCTACGCTTGCTTCCAAATCGCAGAAATTCTGGGGATCGACCCAGTGGAGATCATCACCGCGGCGAATCTGGAGCGGGAGAAGAAGGAGGAGCGGCGGCGGTACTGGGAAAAATTTTCCCGAATGAGAGGATGGGCAGCGATGCTTATTTTGGGTGTAATTTCAGTAATTTACAGCACACCCGGGGCAGGGAACATAAACGGCAAAAAATATACATTATGCGAATATCCGTCGGCGTCGGCGAGGTGGAAAAGCCATCATCCATGA
- a CDS encoding zonular occludens toxin domain-containing protein, translating to MITLILGAPGAGKSYEAVRYHVIPALESGRQVITNLPLNVEAIERLIPDCRDLIDLRLSGQGARPVFADVRDYETDWTHPEHGFGPLYIIDECHMPLPRGRTDRAVEEWYAMHRHRGVDVVLITQSYGKVSRAIVDLVQTVYRLRKATALGSTKRYIRKTLDGVRGAELAAAVRTYDPKYFDLYKSHTLGGVEVDTPPPRNWFRHWTFIGFCVCMVVGIGLAVRALAVSRSTAAAPAQPVPQSPPVPAVAEMQTQIGVAASSTRTLPGPFSGLELVISGYLSDWRGRQWYIVGIAQQGQIVRYVNSNDLVKAGYEIESMSSCAARLTYDGHQAWMRCALPVADAGMM from the coding sequence ATGATTACGCTGATTTTGGGGGCGCCGGGCGCTGGCAAATCCTATGAGGCCGTTCGTTACCATGTCATTCCCGCTCTGGAATCCGGTCGCCAGGTCATTACCAACTTGCCGCTCAACGTAGAGGCGATAGAACGCCTCATCCCTGACTGCCGTGATCTCATTGATCTGCGTCTGTCCGGTCAGGGCGCACGGCCAGTTTTTGCTGATGTCCGCGACTATGAAACCGACTGGACCCATCCCGAACACGGATTTGGTCCTCTGTACATCATTGATGAATGCCATATGCCATTGCCCAGGGGGCGCACAGATCGGGCAGTTGAGGAATGGTATGCGATGCACCGCCATCGCGGCGTTGATGTTGTCCTCATTACCCAGAGCTACGGCAAAGTGTCCCGGGCCATCGTCGATCTGGTCCAGACCGTCTACCGTCTGCGCAAGGCCACCGCCCTGGGCAGCACCAAGCGCTACATCCGCAAAACTCTGGACGGTGTCAGGGGCGCGGAGCTGGCCGCCGCCGTTCGCACCTACGATCCCAAATACTTCGATCTTTACAAATCCCACACCCTGGGTGGCGTCGAGGTCGACACACCGCCGCCCCGCAACTGGTTCCGTCATTGGACGTTTATCGGATTCTGCGTCTGCATGGTCGTGGGCATTGGTTTGGCCGTCCGCGCCCTGGCCGTTTCCCGATCCACGGCTGCTGCTCCGGCGCAGCCAGTCCCCCAGTCCCCGCCCGTCCCGGCTGTCGCTGAAATGCAGACTCAGATCGGCGTTGCTGCCTCATCCACCCGTACCCTGCCGGGTCCGTTCTCTGGCCTTGAGCTGGTCATCAGCGGCTATCTGTCTGACTGGCGGGGCCGTCAGTGGTACATCGTCGGCATTGCCCAGCAGGGCCAGATTGTTCGCTACGTCAACAGCAACGATCTGGTCAAAGCAGGTTACGAAATCGAATCGATGTCATCCTGTGCCGCCCGCCTTACGTATGATGGTCATCAGGCGTGGATGCGCTGTGCGCTGCCTGTTGCCGACGCGGGCATGATGTGA